From Ignavibacteriales bacterium, a single genomic window includes:
- a CDS encoding ATP-binding cassette domain-containing protein, which translates to MAEVKLKNVTKIYDGGNVAVREVNIEIKDKEFVVLVGPSGCGKSTTLRMIAGLEEITSGELYIDNKLMNNVSPKDRDIA; encoded by the coding sequence ATGGCAGAAGTAAAACTAAAAAATGTAACCAAGATATATGATGGCGGAAATGTAGCAGTACGGGAAGTTAACATTGAAATCAAGGATAAGGAATTTGTGGTGCTTGTTGGTCCATCGGGATGTGGAAAATCAACAACGCTAAGAATGATTGCCGGATTGGAAGAAATAACCAGCGGCGAATTGTATATCGATAATAAGCTGATGAACAATGTATCACCAAAGGATAGAGATATAGC
- a CDS encoding T9SS type A sorting domain-containing protein encodes MKRLFVLSLFLLSVSVFAQSTINFETVGQNYVWTIFANGPAQDTTDYAVVANPSATGINTSAQVGRYMVRANGDPWSGLFTDSITPITLTAENSMPTIMVYKDVISNFNLKLEGFAGAHDVNVSNTLINQWEKLTFDYTADIGKTANRMTIIPDFPATRTAGSTNYFDNIEFVHNNVPVEFSSFTAKIVAGAVNLEWKTATEINNRGFEVQRSADHNSFNTISFVQGKGTTTAPQAYAYTDKNITDGKAYSYRLKQIDLDGSFKYSAIVEAKNTIPAKFNLSQNYPNPFNPSTSIQFALPVDARVSLQVYNMIGQVVVIVANGNFAAGSYNLNLDASNLTSGMYIYNIKAVGIDGSTMNATKKMTLVK; translated from the coding sequence ATGAAACGTTTATTTGTACTTTCTTTATTTCTCTTATCTGTTTCTGTATTTGCTCAATCGACAATTAATTTTGAAACAGTAGGACAAAATTATGTCTGGACAATCTTTGCGAATGGACCTGCACAGGATACAACAGACTATGCTGTAGTTGCAAATCCGTCTGCTACTGGTATCAATACTTCTGCACAGGTTGGCAGGTATATGGTTCGTGCTAATGGTGATCCTTGGTCTGGACTTTTTACCGATAGTATTACACCAATAACTCTTACTGCTGAAAACAGCATGCCGACTATTATGGTTTATAAGGATGTAATTTCTAATTTTAATCTAAAATTAGAAGGTTTTGCTGGGGCTCATGATGTTAACGTTTCTAATACATTAATTAACCAGTGGGAAAAACTTACATTTGATTATACTGCTGACATTGGCAAAACTGCAAATAGAATGACGATAATTCCGGATTTTCCTGCAACAAGAACCGCTGGTAGTACAAACTACTTCGATAACATCGAATTTGTTCACAATAATGTTCCGGTTGAATTCTCATCCTTTACAGCAAAGATTGTAGCTGGTGCTGTTAATCTTGAATGGAAAACTGCTACTGAAATTAATAACAGAGGTTTTGAAGTTCAAAGAAGTGCTGATCATAATTCCTTCAATACAATTTCATTCGTTCAAGGCAAAGGCACTACAACAGCTCCGCAGGCATATGCTTATACAGATAAGAACATTACTGATGGAAAAGCTTACTCCTATCGTTTGAAACAAATTGATCTTGATGGATCTTTCAAGTATTCTGCTATAGTTGAAGCGAAGAATACAATTCCGGCTAAATTTAATTTAAGTCAAAATTATCCTAATCCTTTCAACCCATCAACTTCAATTCAGTTTGCTTTACCGGTTGATGCAAGAGTATCTTTACAGGTTTATAATATGATTGGACAAGTTGTTGTTATCGTGGCAAATGGAAATTTTGCTGCTGGTTCATACAATCTTAATCTTGATGCTTCGAACCTGACAAGCGGTATGTATATTTACAATATTAAAGCTGTTGGTATTGATGGCAGCACAATGAACGCAACAAAGAAAATGACCTTAGTTAAATAA
- a CDS encoding discoidin domain-containing protein, translating to MRLKYSYILILFVLAQSVVNAQSKSLDDFESLSGWKNIASDQVNILTSLVAGRTGKCIKIDFNFVAGSGYCGIQKEMPIDLPDNFQFSFFIKGNAPSNNLEFKLVDKSGLNVWWLIQRNYEFPNNWKKIIIKKRHIQFAWGPIIDKNLHSMDKIEFFISSSNGGKGSVYLDDFRFDELEKPSENNPVPGITASSASNLQKDIKLVLDNNPDTEWRSTGKKMQNIMIDLKKYREFGGLIIDWDLNDFASEYSIQISNDNLSWDTVYNVKKGKGGRAYINLRDCEARFIKLDFVKSNRESYCIKDIFIKDFEFSDTPEKFFAEIAKDKQRGYFPKYCYNEQSYWTVVGVNSDQKEALINEEGMVEIDKENFSIEPFISINKKLITWNDVTTEQQLEEDYLPIPSVKWKKENFELQTKVFASGQAGKSFLYLCYKLKNKSTDKLVGNLYLALRPFQVNPPWQFLNNPGGTAKITSIKFDQKKIVVNNEKEIYPLIKPDGFGAAQFDEGDITEFIVQDNLPKNTVTEDEFGFASAAVKYNFSLLKGEEKEFYLVVPFYNNMLTKKFNTDKSASVFVKDNLDETIKSWKEKLNNIEFNLPASAQKFVNTIKTNLAYILINRDGPGIQPGSRSYERSWIRDGSLTSSALLKMGIKNEVKEFINWYSSYQLPNGKVPCVVDKRGPDPVPENDSQGELIFAILQYFNFTKDTSFLKNRFENVLKAVDYIDTLITSQSTSHFKDGNDSVKTLYGLLPESISHEGYSDRPMHSYWDDFFAMKGLKDAVRIAEILGYKNYKEKFMKLSDNFKTNLYNSINLAVKNKNINYIPGCAELGDFDATSTAIAIYPCNEMKNLPQPYLKNTFDKYYQNFETRLKPDFTWLNYTPYEVRVIGTFIYLDQVEKAHELLKFFFKDQRPQGWNHWAEVVWKDSKTPRFIGDMPHTWVGSDFISAARSFFVYEDEQNNSLVIGAGLYREWFDSPDGISIKNLPTYFGNLNYSIKKEINKYRVELNGNIKLPEGGIKFINPVFSNTVKLKINEKEVNGKKSKEILVNEFPAVVEIYFNATNN from the coding sequence ATGAGATTAAAATATTCCTACATATTAATTTTATTTGTTCTTGCGCAATCAGTTGTTAATGCACAGTCAAAATCGCTTGATGATTTTGAAAGCCTTTCCGGCTGGAAAAACATTGCGTCTGATCAGGTTAATATTTTAACTTCACTTGTTGCCGGGCGTACAGGTAAATGTATAAAAATCGATTTTAATTTTGTTGCTGGTTCCGGCTACTGCGGAATACAAAAAGAAATGCCGATAGATCTGCCGGATAATTTCCAGTTTTCATTTTTTATAAAAGGAAATGCTCCTTCTAATAACCTCGAATTCAAATTGGTAGATAAAAGCGGGCTTAATGTGTGGTGGCTTATCCAACGCAATTACGAATTCCCTAACAACTGGAAAAAAATTATTATTAAAAAACGGCACATCCAGTTTGCGTGGGGACCTATTATTGATAAGAATCTTCACTCAATGGATAAAATAGAATTCTTCATTTCTTCTTCAAACGGTGGGAAGGGTTCTGTTTACCTTGATGATTTCCGTTTTGATGAGCTGGAAAAACCTTCCGAGAATAATCCTGTTCCCGGAATAACCGCTTCATCTGCATCCAATTTACAGAAGGATATTAAACTTGTACTTGATAATAATCCAGATACAGAATGGCGAAGTACTGGAAAGAAAATGCAAAACATTATGATTGATTTGAAGAAGTACAGGGAATTCGGTGGATTAATTATCGACTGGGATTTAAATGATTTTGCTTCGGAATATTCAATTCAGATTTCGAATGATAATCTTTCCTGGGATACAGTTTATAATGTAAAAAAAGGAAAAGGAGGTCGTGCTTATATTAATCTGCGTGATTGCGAAGCGAGATTTATAAAACTTGATTTTGTAAAGAGCAACAGAGAAAGCTATTGCATCAAAGATATTTTTATAAAGGATTTTGAATTTTCTGATACACCTGAAAAGTTTTTTGCAGAAATAGCTAAAGATAAACAACGCGGGTATTTCCCCAAGTATTGTTACAATGAGCAATCATACTGGACGGTAGTTGGTGTTAATAGCGATCAGAAGGAAGCATTAATAAATGAAGAAGGGATGGTTGAAATAGATAAGGAAAACTTTTCTATTGAACCATTTATTTCAATCAATAAAAAATTGATTACCTGGAATGATGTTACTACCGAACAACAGCTTGAGGAAGATTATTTACCAATTCCTTCTGTTAAATGGAAGAAAGAAAATTTTGAATTGCAAACAAAAGTTTTCGCAAGTGGTCAGGCAGGCAAATCATTTTTATACCTATGTTACAAACTAAAAAATAAAAGCACTGATAAACTTGTTGGGAATTTATATCTTGCTCTAAGACCGTTCCAGGTTAATCCACCATGGCAGTTTCTTAATAATCCTGGTGGAACGGCAAAGATTACTTCCATTAAATTCGATCAGAAGAAAATTGTGGTTAACAATGAAAAGGAAATTTATCCGCTAATAAAGCCTGATGGTTTTGGTGCTGCACAATTTGATGAAGGTGATATAACTGAATTTATCGTGCAAGATAATCTTCCAAAAAATACAGTAACAGAAGATGAATTCGGTTTTGCTTCGGCGGCTGTCAAATATAATTTTTCTCTTTTAAAAGGTGAAGAAAAAGAATTTTATCTTGTAGTTCCATTCTATAATAATATGCTTACCAAAAAATTTAATACTGATAAATCAGCTTCAGTTTTTGTAAAAGATAATTTGGACGAGACAATAAAATCCTGGAAAGAAAAGCTTAATAATATTGAATTTAATCTTCCAGCGTCTGCGCAAAAATTTGTTAATACAATTAAAACAAACCTTGCATATATTCTTATTAACCGTGATGGACCTGGGATTCAACCTGGATCCCGCTCGTATGAAAGATCATGGATAAGGGATGGTTCATTAACATCATCTGCACTTTTGAAAATGGGGATTAAAAATGAAGTAAAGGAATTTATTAATTGGTATTCATCTTATCAATTGCCAAACGGCAAAGTACCTTGTGTTGTAGATAAGCGCGGTCCTGATCCCGTTCCTGAAAATGACAGCCAAGGAGAACTTATTTTTGCAATACTGCAATATTTTAATTTTACTAAGGATACATCATTTCTTAAAAACAGATTTGAAAATGTCTTGAAAGCGGTTGACTATATAGATACTTTGATAACATCGCAAAGCACCAGCCATTTTAAAGATGGGAATGATTCTGTAAAAACACTTTACGGTTTGTTGCCGGAATCAATCAGCCACGAAGGATATTCCGATAGACCGATGCATTCTTACTGGGATGATTTTTTTGCTATGAAAGGATTAAAAGATGCTGTAAGGATTGCAGAAATTCTTGGTTATAAAAATTATAAAGAAAAGTTTATGAAACTCAGTGATAATTTCAAAACTAATTTATACAATTCAATTAATCTTGCAGTTAAGAACAAAAATATAAATTACATTCCGGGGTGTGCAGAGCTTGGAGATTTTGATGCAACATCAACCGCAATTGCTATTTATCCATGCAATGAAATGAAAAACTTGCCTCAGCCTTACTTAAAGAATACATTTGATAAATATTATCAGAACTTTGAAACGAGACTTAAACCGGATTTTACCTGGCTAAATTATACTCCTTATGAAGTTCGGGTTATTGGAACATTTATTTATCTGGATCAGGTTGAAAAAGCACACGAGCTTTTAAAATTTTTCTTTAAGGATCAAAGACCACAAGGATGGAATCACTGGGCTGAAGTTGTATGGAAGGATTCAAAAACACCCCGTTTTATCGGCGATATGCCGCACACCTGGGTGGGCTCCGATTTTATTTCTGCAGCACGATCATTTTTTGTTTATGAAGATGAACAAAATAATTCTCTGGTTATAGGAGCAGGACTTTACAGGGAATGGTTTGATTCGCCAGATGGAATTAGTATAAAAAATCTTCCGACGTACTTTGGTAATCTGAATTATTCTATTAAAAAAGAAATAAATAAATATCGAGTTGAATTAAATGGAAATATAAAATTACCGGAAGGGGGAATTAAGTTTATAAATCCAGTTTTTTCAAATACTGTTAAATTAAAAATAAATGAAAAGGAGGTAAACGGAAAAAAATCAAAAGAAATTCTTGTAAACGAATTTCCTGCTGTGGTTGAAATTTATTTTAACGCCACAAATAATTGA
- a CDS encoding PorV/PorQ family protein — protein MNLIKNKNIIIAAVIIQGFLLNVAFGQSKAGTTIGQFLKIEPSSRAASMGNAYTSLSGEASSIFFNPASLGRLTSSDVQFTHNKWIADIFYNYANVSIHINDLGSFALQVTSLNSGEIDVRTVEQPLGTGERYSVTDFAIGLGYGLMLTDRVSVGILINYFQETIWHSSLAGFAMNFGVQYQVAQDGLTLGASVSNFGPRASYNGRDLFINYDFSSGKHGDNDQLPAELRTDSYQLPTLFRAGISYPVSFGKDNKIILAVDAIHPNDNNEYLNVGGEWTFLDNFSVRGGYRELFMQDSEGGLVLGAGIRISPLQGYNLHFDYAWADYGRLNDAHRFSVGFSF, from the coding sequence ATGAATCTGATAAAAAATAAAAATATTATTATAGCTGCTGTTATTATCCAAGGATTTCTTCTTAATGTAGCTTTTGGTCAGAGTAAAGCCGGAACTACAATCGGACAATTTTTAAAGATAGAACCAAGTTCACGCGCAGCATCTATGGGTAATGCATATACTTCTCTTTCTGGAGAAGCCTCATCCATCTTTTTTAATCCGGCAAGCCTGGGGAGATTAACCAGTTCAGATGTTCAGTTTACACACAACAAATGGATTGCAGATATCTTTTACAATTATGCAAATGTTTCTATTCATATAAATGATTTAGGAAGCTTTGCGCTGCAGGTTACATCTTTAAATTCCGGTGAGATAGACGTTCGAACTGTAGAACAACCTTTGGGAACCGGAGAAAGATATTCCGTAACTGATTTTGCAATTGGTCTTGGATATGGTTTGATGCTTACCGATAGAGTTTCAGTCGGAATTTTAATCAATTATTTTCAGGAAACTATCTGGCACAGTAGCCTGGCTGGTTTTGCAATGAACTTTGGCGTACAGTATCAGGTTGCGCAAGATGGGTTAACACTTGGCGCAAGCGTCTCAAACTTTGGTCCACGTGCTTCTTATAATGGAAGAGATTTATTTATCAATTACGATTTTAGTTCGGGCAAGCATGGGGATAACGATCAACTTCCCGCAGAACTTAGAACTGACTCATATCAACTACCAACATTATTCCGTGCAGGTATTTCTTATCCTGTATCATTTGGTAAGGATAACAAAATTATTTTAGCAGTAGATGCAATTCATCCCAATGATAATAATGAATACCTGAACGTTGGTGGTGAATGGACTTTCTTAGATAATTTTTCGGTACGTGGTGGTTACAGGGAATTGTTCATGCAGGATTCGGAAGGTGGTCTTGTTCTTGGTGCTGGAATTCGTATTTCTCCATTGCAGGGTTATAATCTTCATTTTGATTATGCCTGGGCAGATTATGGAAGACTAAATGATGCGCACCGTTTTTCTGTAGGTTTCAGTTTCTAA
- a CDS encoding TonB-dependent receptor gives MKIKKLYYLVFKYCLPILSIVSVNMYAQTSGKISGRVTDNLGEPLVFATIIVEGTKQGAASDVDGYYAILNIRAGIYTVSFRSIGFQTKVVQNVRINPDQTTKLDAVLGSQVVMGEQVTVIAQRPLIEINQTSSISTIGKEELEKLPVQGLNEIVNLQAGVVDGHFRGGRIGEVQYQVDGVTVNNPYNNSSTLELDRSVLQEVQVISGTFDAKYGQAMSGVVNAVLKTGSDKFEWSGEVFGGDHYTTDSQRYPDNKDLNPSSVQNYQLTLSGPTYLPQTTFFISGRRYINNGYLYGYRLFNPTDKNDLENKIFNPTGDKKRVAMGTNQEWSGQFKITNQALNNIQVSYQAGLNKLKRTNYDYGYRLNPDGTKPNYTTSLTHGIQFIHTLSEKMFYKLDARQNYFDYKDMKYDDVYDPRYLTAGSPKGDANYEEGAIVQGVDLGRFIQKTNSAIFKGDFTWQVDRSNMLEAGLESQISEMSFGQPGFLVPVFVNDKEILQPFVPIEGLLNVQSVKTYFPKQVAAYLQDRLEWGDLVVRAGFRFEYFDAHSQVPSDLQNPANSISGVPLSYAKSTTVKYAFAPRLGFSFPLTNSASIYFSYGHFYQMPGLGNLYSNADYSILKDLAAGGITYGVMGNPDLNPEKTVQYECGLKQTITNSLGLELSFFYKDIRDLLGVEFIGTYAAAEYPRFTNVDFGSATGFTISLTQRSLGQLSTTIDYTMQFAQGNSSDPRESANRAAGGKDSRPRDIPFGWDQRHTLNATAIWYEPDDYSISAIVKFGSGQPYTPEIGLGFGADLETNSGRKDSYVLVDLRAEKFFSLGFINLSVFARMFNLLNTHFVNGFVFNTTGSPDYSINPGDRTTLTNPSRFQEPRRIEIGISFRSN, from the coding sequence ATGAAAATAAAAAAATTATACTATTTGGTTTTTAAATACTGTTTGCCAATACTCTCAATTGTATCGGTAAACATGTATGCGCAAACCTCAGGTAAAATATCGGGTCGTGTTACAGATAATCTTGGTGAACCATTGGTTTTTGCTACAATAATTGTTGAAGGAACAAAACAAGGTGCTGCATCAGATGTTGATGGTTACTATGCAATCTTAAATATTCGGGCAGGAATTTATACCGTTTCGTTCAGATCGATTGGTTTTCAAACTAAAGTTGTACAAAATGTAAGAATAAATCCCGATCAAACTACCAAACTGGATGCAGTTCTTGGATCCCAGGTGGTAATGGGTGAACAGGTTACGGTTATTGCACAACGACCTCTTATTGAAATCAATCAGACAAGTTCTATTTCTACAATAGGAAAAGAAGAACTGGAAAAACTCCCGGTGCAGGGTTTGAATGAAATAGTTAATCTGCAAGCGGGAGTAGTTGATGGACATTTTCGCGGGGGACGTATTGGAGAAGTCCAGTATCAGGTTGATGGAGTTACTGTTAATAATCCGTATAACAATTCTTCAACACTCGAATTAGACCGATCTGTATTACAGGAAGTGCAGGTTATTTCCGGTACGTTCGATGCTAAATACGGACAAGCTATGTCCGGTGTTGTAAATGCAGTTTTAAAAACTGGATCAGATAAATTTGAATGGTCTGGTGAAGTTTTTGGAGGAGATCATTATACAACCGATTCTCAGCGTTATCCTGATAACAAAGATCTGAATCCATCATCTGTACAAAATTATCAACTTACATTAAGCGGTCCTACATATCTTCCTCAAACTACTTTCTTTATTAGCGGAAGAAGATATATTAATAACGGATATTTATATGGTTATAGACTTTTCAATCCAACTGATAAAAATGATTTGGAAAACAAAATCTTTAATCCCACTGGCGATAAAAAACGCGTTGCAATGGGTACAAATCAGGAATGGAGCGGACAGTTTAAAATTACAAACCAAGCTTTGAATAATATTCAGGTTAGTTACCAGGCAGGATTAAATAAATTAAAGCGTACTAATTATGATTATGGTTACAGATTAAATCCTGACGGTACAAAACCAAACTATACAACATCACTTACACACGGAATTCAATTCATTCATACTCTATCAGAAAAAATGTTTTATAAATTAGATGCCCGGCAAAATTATTTTGATTATAAAGATATGAAATACGACGATGTTTATGACCCGCGTTACTTAACTGCAGGAAGTCCCAAGGGTGATGCCAATTATGAAGAAGGAGCAATAGTGCAGGGAGTAGATCTGGGTCGTTTTATTCAAAAGACAAATTCGGCAATCTTTAAAGGAGATTTTACCTGGCAGGTTGATAGATCAAATATGCTTGAAGCTGGATTGGAATCCCAGATTTCCGAAATGTCCTTTGGACAGCCTGGCTTTCTTGTTCCTGTTTTTGTAAATGATAAGGAAATATTACAACCATTTGTACCCATAGAAGGTTTATTGAATGTGCAAAGTGTAAAAACTTATTTTCCAAAACAGGTTGCAGCTTATTTACAAGATAGATTAGAGTGGGGTGACCTTGTTGTTCGTGCTGGATTCCGGTTTGAGTATTTTGATGCACATTCGCAAGTACCAAGCGACTTGCAGAACCCTGCAAACTCAATTTCAGGAGTTCCTCTTTCGTATGCTAAAAGTACAACTGTTAAATATGCTTTTGCACCACGACTCGGTTTCAGTTTTCCTTTAACAAATTCTGCATCGATATATTTTTCATACGGACATTTTTACCAGATGCCGGGACTTGGGAATCTTTACAGCAATGCTGACTATTCAATACTGAAAGATCTTGCAGCTGGTGGAATTACTTATGGAGTTATGGGTAATCCGGATTTGAATCCAGAAAAAACGGTTCAGTATGAATGCGGTTTAAAACAAACAATTACTAATTCACTCGGACTGGAATTATCGTTCTTCTATAAAGATATAAGGGATCTGCTCGGAGTTGAATTTATTGGTACTTATGCTGCTGCAGAATATCCAAGATTTACAAATGTGGATTTTGGAAGTGCAACAGGCTTTACAATTTCATTAACTCAACGTTCACTGGGTCAGTTAAGTACTACAATAGATTATACAATGCAATTTGCTCAAGGTAATTCAAGCGATCCAAGAGAATCAGCAAACAGAGCGGCTGGTGGTAAAGATTCGCGTCCGCGTGATATTCCATTTGGATGGGATCAGCGGCATACACTTAATGCAACAGCAATCTGGTATGAACCAGATGATTATTCTATAAGTGCAATTGTTAAATTTGGAAGCGGTCAGCCGTACACTCCGGAAATAGGACTTGGTTTCGGAGCAGACCTGGAAACTAATTCGGGTAGAAAAGATAGTTATGTTCTTGTAGATCTTAGAGCCGAAAAATTCTTTTCACTCGGTTTTATTAATCTTAGTGTATTTGCACGCATGTTTAATTTATTGAATACTCATTTTGTGAATGGATTTGTATTTAATACAACCGGCAGCCCTGATTATTCAATAAATCCAGGTGATAGAACAACTTTAACAAATCCATCACGCTTCCAGGAACCGCGAAGAATTGAAATCGGTATTTCATTCAGGAGTAATTAA
- a CDS encoding T9SS type A sorting domain-containing protein, with product MKKLLTISLLFLATYVNAQYMPRQDKIWARSTAGEPITLDGVLNESAWAKAESLQIIYGVVGTIPTSGYRSENNPDGITDPTHATVKFLTNNNQLYIAFVIPDSSIGGGPTGSAWPFWDGILMSVKNAKSSTRPTPAVEIFPTFLFTGDSVGAPFKLGYDGKYRDKAPAAQLARWDAAVKIHGTSNDDSTPDTSWIVEMKINLDSVGYHATAPGGDVIALNFSIWDQDWYFTKNAQKMSSERTWWQAPWGNSNGPNFGRVYVEPEVTINSGVIPEVLPDGIIPNGAGLPDPVIDGELDEASWAGAYTFNIAWGDSLLRTTYPSIGPLASGQWQPELVTGSKPPVLDPSFATIKIFFKDDYLYLGADVNDMLIQGLDNYDQVDGLGLILADRGTFDENEHTPVTKLLRMNFAADGLLHGFDALAPLIDSGATIAAKLKGTSTINVNSDIDEGYKIEMKLDLKKLGYPTGLGDKLIFAGVDLYDGDSFDDAAKNYGTRTWWFREHAGGPALAWLEMDPSKLTDVDKDISVSIPSTIELRGNYPNPFNPITSIQYSIPQSGKVGLIVYNNLGQQVSRIKISDQAAGTHDYSFNGAGLSSGIYFYQLILQSVEGKSFESKVGKMILIK from the coding sequence ATGAAAAAACTTTTAACAATAAGTTTGCTCTTTTTAGCAACTTACGTTAATGCCCAATATATGCCAAGGCAGGATAAAATTTGGGCACGTTCAACAGCAGGAGAGCCAATTACTCTTGATGGTGTTCTGAATGAATCTGCTTGGGCAAAAGCGGAGAGTTTGCAGATTATTTATGGAGTTGTGGGTACTATACCAACAAGCGGATACCGTTCTGAAAATAATCCGGATGGTATTACGGATCCAACACATGCCACGGTAAAATTCCTTACAAATAATAACCAATTATACATTGCATTCGTAATTCCCGACTCTTCAATTGGTGGTGGTCCAACAGGAAGTGCGTGGCCTTTTTGGGATGGAATATTAATGTCTGTTAAAAATGCCAAATCTTCTACAAGACCAACTCCGGCGGTTGAAATTTTTCCAACTTTCTTATTTACAGGTGATTCTGTTGGAGCTCCTTTTAAGTTAGGATATGATGGTAAATACCGCGATAAGGCTCCTGCAGCACAGTTAGCACGTTGGGACGCGGCAGTAAAAATTCATGGTACATCCAATGATGATTCTACACCCGATACAAGCTGGATAGTTGAAATGAAAATAAATCTTGATTCTGTTGGTTATCATGCTACTGCACCTGGTGGAGATGTAATTGCTTTAAACTTCAGCATCTGGGATCAGGATTGGTACTTTACAAAAAATGCTCAAAAGATGTCTTCAGAAAGAACCTGGTGGCAGGCACCTTGGGGAAACTCGAATGGTCCTAATTTTGGACGAGTTTATGTTGAACCTGAAGTAACAATTAATTCCGGAGTAATTCCAGAAGTCTTACCGGATGGTATTATTCCAAATGGTGCTGGCTTACCAGATCCTGTTATTGATGGCGAACTTGATGAAGCCTCCTGGGCTGGGGCTTATACATTTAACATTGCCTGGGGTGATTCATTGTTAAGAACTACTTATCCAAGCATTGGTCCATTAGCAAGCGGGCAATGGCAACCAGAACTGGTAACGGGTTCAAAACCGCCAGTCTTGGATCCGTCATTTGCAACGATTAAAATTTTCTTTAAGGATGACTATCTTTATTTAGGTGCAGATGTTAACGATATGCTAATTCAGGGGCTGGATAATTATGACCAGGTTGATGGATTAGGTTTAATACTTGCTGATCGCGGTACATTTGATGAAAATGAGCATACGCCAGTTACTAAATTATTAAGAATGAATTTTGCTGCCGATGGATTATTACATGGTTTTGATGCTCTTGCTCCGCTTATCGATTCGGGGGCTACTATCGCAGCCAAATTAAAAGGAACATCAACAATAAATGTTAATTCTGATATTGATGAAGGATATAAGATTGAAATGAAACTGGATTTGAAGAAACTTGGGTATCCAACCGGTTTAGGCGATAAGTTAATTTTTGCTGGTGTCGATTTGTACGATGGTGATTCATTTGATGATGCTGCTAAAAATTATGGTACAAGAACCTGGTGGTTCAGAGAACATGCCGGAGGACCAGCACTTGCCTGGCTTGAAATGGATCCATCCAAACTTACTGATGTAGATAAAGATATTTCGGTTTCAATACCATCAACAATAGAATTAAGAGGAAATTATCCTAATCCATTTAACCCAATAACCTCAATACAATATTCAATTCCACAATCAGGTAAAGTTGGTTTGATAGTTTATAATAATCTCGGTCAGCAGGTTTCCAGAATAAAAATTTCTGATCAGGCAGCCGGTACCCATGACTATTCATTCAACGGTGCTGGGTTATCTTCAGGAATTTATTTTTATCAATTGATCCTTCAAAGCGTAGAAGGAAAATCTTTTGAAAGCAAAGTCGGAAAGATGATTTTAATTAAGTAA
- a CDS encoding carbohydrate ABC transporter permease — protein MNKTNKIILYLFLIITGILTLAPFMWMLSASFMADGHANVYPPRFIPDVFTWIQYKILFSRLDILQNLINSLFLSIIVTLISLFLNSMAGYAFAKYRFKGKDKLFSILLSSMIIPSQVTMLPLFLMLKYMGFINTYMAIIIPGLANIFGIFLIRQYAISVPDSLIEAARIDGATDFQIYRVVILPLLKPILVTLALFTFMGTWNDFLWPLIALTDNSMYTLPVALANLMGEHTKDPELMMAGSVITILPILIVFLVLQKSYIKGIMMGSVKG, from the coding sequence ATGAATAAAACCAATAAAATTATATTGTATTTGTTTCTGATTATAACTGGAATATTAACGCTTGCCCCGTTTATGTGGATGCTTTCAGCTTCATTTATGGCAGATGGACATGCAAATGTTTACCCACCTCGTTTTATTCCGGATGTGTTTACCTGGATTCAATACAAAATTCTTTTTTCCAGATTGGATATTTTGCAAAATCTAATCAACAGCCTTTTCCTTTCCATAATTGTAACACTTATTTCTCTTTTCCTTAATTCAATGGCAGGTTATGCTTTTGCAAAATATCGTTTTAAGGGAAAAGATAAATTATTCAGCATATTATTAAGCTCAATGATAATCCCATCGCAAGTAACTATGCTTCCATTGTTCCTAATGTTAAAGTATATGGGATTTATCAATACTTATATGGCTATAATTATTCCTGGCTTAGCAAATATCTTTGGAATCTTCCTGATTCGGCAATATGCTATTTCTGTTCCAGATAGCTTAATTGAAGCTGCAAGAATTGATGGAGCAACAGACTTCCAGATATACAGGGTTGTTATACTTCCACTGTTAAAACCAATACTTGTTACGCTTGCCTTGTTTACTTTTATGGGAACGTGGAATGATTTTCTTTGGCCCTTAATAGCATTAACTGATAACTCAATGTATACACTTCCGGTTGCACTGGCAAATTTAATGGGTGAACATACTAAGGATCCTGAGCTTATGATGGCTGGTTCGGTAATTACAATATTACCTATTCTTATTGTATTCTTAGTTTTACAGAAATCATACATTAAAGGAATAATGATGGGAAGCGTAAAAGGTTAG